In Alteromonas naphthalenivorans, one DNA window encodes the following:
- a CDS encoding putative bifunctional diguanylate cyclase/phosphodiesterase — MSQHHNSLATLPNRFAFIDTVSKCGVLHPSLSLMLVDVVRFSDVTTSLGINVGDRFLLEIANRIQSLFGGDICLGRISGDVFGLAFPGMRSASQMRDMFERLVEHFKAPMHHDGHAFIADFNVGVVTSDSQAFEITAFVSRGEAALKQAKENKYENFCLYNMQDKTDTGRSLALKADLKRALSQNELELYYQPKVNLQTLEVIGAECLLRWNHPLDGVLFPGPLIEAAESYNMMNELGYWTLEQAFRSLVDFDFHRLSLTLSVNISPTQLYDNHLIPSLKMLSKTYAMPLTRIELELTEDVALSNSLMVKKQLDELRALGVAISVDDFGKGYSNLAYIRDLDLSALKIDKTFVIELAKHPVNRAIIEAAKIIGKAKNCDVIAEGVETIAQLHILREVGVTIGQGYLFSKAIPLNDFISLAQQEIIVGNSPLRA; from the coding sequence ATGAGCCAACATCATAATTCGCTGGCTACACTTCCCAATCGATTTGCGTTTATCGATACCGTATCGAAGTGTGGTGTATTGCATCCATCATTATCACTAATGCTAGTGGATGTAGTCCGTTTCTCAGACGTAACCACCAGTTTAGGTATTAATGTTGGTGACAGGTTTCTGCTAGAAATTGCTAACCGCATTCAATCTCTGTTTGGCGGTGACATTTGCCTTGGCAGAATTAGTGGCGACGTGTTTGGACTCGCTTTTCCCGGCATGCGTAGTGCTAGCCAAATGCGCGATATGTTCGAACGGCTTGTTGAGCACTTTAAAGCACCCATGCATCACGATGGCCATGCATTCATTGCAGATTTCAATGTGGGTGTAGTGACATCAGATAGTCAAGCCTTTGAAATTACGGCTTTTGTGTCTCGTGGTGAAGCCGCATTAAAGCAAGCAAAAGAAAATAAGTACGAAAACTTTTGCCTTTATAATATGCAAGATAAAACCGATACGGGTCGTAGTCTTGCATTAAAAGCTGATTTGAAACGCGCCTTATCGCAAAATGAATTAGAGCTTTATTATCAGCCTAAAGTTAACCTGCAAACCCTTGAAGTTATAGGTGCTGAGTGCTTACTTCGCTGGAATCACCCGTTAGACGGCGTGTTATTTCCTGGCCCGCTTATTGAAGCGGCAGAATCATATAACATGATGAATGAGCTGGGCTATTGGACGTTAGAGCAAGCGTTTAGAAGTTTAGTTGATTTTGATTTTCACCGTTTGTCGCTGACCTTGTCGGTCAACATATCGCCTACTCAGTTGTATGATAATCATCTTATACCCTCGCTGAAGATGCTTAGTAAGACCTACGCCATGCCGCTTACTCGTATAGAGCTAGAGCTGACTGAAGATGTAGCCTTGTCTAATTCACTGATGGTGAAAAAACAGCTTGATGAGCTTCGCGCCCTAGGGGTCGCCATTTCGGTAGATGACTTTGGGAAAGGTTACTCAAACCTTGCATACATTCGAGATCTTGATTTAAGCGCGCTTAAAATAGATAAAACCTTTGTTATAGAATTAGCGAAACATCCTGTTAATCGTGCCATTATCGAAGCTGCGAAAATTATCGGTAAAGCGAAAAACTGTGATGTCATTGCCGAGGGCGTAGAAACCATCGCTCAACTGCACATACTCCGAGAGGTGGGTGTAACGATAGGGCAGGGGTATTTGTTTTCAAAAGCCATTCCGCTGAATGACTTTATTAGTCTAGCGCAGCAAGAAATCATTGTCGGTAACTCTCCTTTACGTGCCTAA
- the dapE gene encoding succinyl-diaminopimelate desuccinylase, producing the protein MLNDNVIDIAKNLMNRRSVTPEDEGCQEAMKDFLGTLGFNNETMVFDDTTNLWSRRGTEGPVFCFAGHTDVVPSGPESAWKTPPFTATEVDGYLHGRGAADMKGSLAAMLVATRKFVADYPDHKGSIAYLITSDEEGPFINGTTRVIDTLEARNEKITWCVVGEPSSTDEVGDIVKNGRRGSLTGDLTVKGIQGHVAYPHLAKNPVHCATPALTELAQSHWDNGNEFFPPTSFQISNINGGTGAGNVIPGELHVCFNFRFSTEVTDQELIKRVTTILDKHELDYDIKWTFNGQPFLTDSGPLLTATEKAIADVRGTPTILSTAGGTSDGRFIAPTGAQVIELGPVNATIHKIDECVKMSDLELLSDMYYGILVNLLA; encoded by the coding sequence TTGTTAAACGATAACGTAATAGACATTGCTAAAAACCTAATGAATAGGCGTTCGGTTACCCCGGAAGATGAGGGCTGCCAAGAAGCCATGAAAGATTTTTTAGGTACCTTGGGGTTCAACAATGAAACCATGGTGTTTGACGATACCACCAACCTGTGGTCACGTCGTGGCACAGAAGGTCCTGTTTTTTGTTTTGCTGGTCACACCGATGTGGTTCCTAGTGGGCCTGAAAGCGCATGGAAAACCCCGCCTTTTACGGCTACTGAAGTAGACGGCTATTTACATGGCCGTGGTGCTGCCGACATGAAAGGCAGTTTGGCCGCAATGTTAGTCGCAACCCGTAAATTTGTGGCCGATTATCCTGATCACAAAGGCAGTATTGCGTATCTTATTACCAGTGACGAAGAAGGCCCGTTTATTAATGGTACTACTCGTGTTATCGATACCCTTGAAGCACGAAATGAAAAAATCACGTGGTGTGTGGTTGGCGAACCATCTTCGACCGATGAAGTGGGCGATATTGTTAAAAATGGCCGACGTGGTTCATTAACTGGCGATCTTACTGTTAAAGGTATTCAAGGCCATGTTGCTTATCCGCATTTAGCGAAAAATCCAGTACATTGCGCCACACCTGCCTTAACGGAATTGGCTCAGTCTCATTGGGACAATGGCAACGAGTTTTTCCCGCCCACCAGCTTTCAAATTTCAAACATTAATGGCGGCACTGGTGCAGGTAATGTAATTCCTGGCGAGCTTCATGTGTGCTTTAACTTCCGGTTTTCAACCGAAGTGACAGATCAAGAACTCATTAAGCGCGTTACGACCATTCTGGATAAGCACGAACTTGACTACGACATAAAGTGGACGTTTAACGGCCAGCCTTTTTTGACAGACTCAGGCCCGCTGCTTACTGCCACTGAAAAAGCAATTGCCGATGTACGTGGCACGCCTACCATTTTATCTACCGCTGGCGGCACATCTGATGGGCGATTTATTGCGCCGACTGGCGCACAAGTTATTGAGCTAGGGCCAGTAAATGCCACCATTCATAAAATAGATGAATGTGTAAAAATGAGTGATTTAGAGTTATTAAGCGACATGTACTACGGTATTTTGGTAAATCTACTCGCATGA
- the astE gene encoding succinylglutamate desuccinylase, with protein sequence MQQLIEQGNFLSLSRTQPELFTSSIQFTLGNGTDVAIAAPGIIAFTPTAKTSINKHVVLSSGVHGNETAPIEICDELVQHILTNKLELSHRVLFLFGNLPAMDIAERFVEENMNRLFNGAHSKGEGCNNSERKRAKALEEAITDFFSVAASGDDKYHYDLHTAIRESKNEKFAVYPYLHGKAHSKSQLGFLAACGIQTILLSESETTTFSYSSSVQHQAHAFTVELGKVQPFGQNDMSRFEAAKQSITALICEDDFRPDVDIDSLDIYRVNQVINRHQNDFTLHFDDDTPNFTDYAKGTVLATETGATYTAQQDGEAIVFPNANVAIGQRALLTVVPTKLEKLSV encoded by the coding sequence ATGCAACAACTTATCGAGCAAGGAAATTTTCTTTCTTTGTCTAGAACTCAACCTGAATTATTTACCTCTTCTATTCAATTTACGTTAGGCAATGGTACTGACGTTGCTATCGCCGCTCCCGGTATTATTGCTTTTACGCCAACGGCGAAAACGTCTATCAATAAGCATGTTGTGTTATCTAGCGGCGTTCATGGAAATGAAACGGCCCCCATCGAAATATGCGACGAGCTGGTACAGCATATTCTTACTAACAAGCTTGAGCTTAGCCATCGTGTACTTTTTCTATTTGGTAACTTACCCGCCATGGATATTGCTGAAAGGTTTGTAGAAGAAAACATGAATCGGTTGTTTAATGGCGCCCATTCGAAAGGGGAAGGATGCAACAACAGTGAGCGCAAACGTGCTAAAGCGCTAGAAGAGGCAATAACCGATTTCTTCTCTGTGGCAGCTTCTGGTGATGATAAGTATCACTACGACTTACATACGGCTATTCGTGAGTCTAAAAATGAAAAGTTTGCGGTCTACCCGTATTTGCATGGTAAAGCGCATAGCAAAAGCCAGCTTGGATTTTTAGCTGCGTGTGGTATTCAAACCATTTTGTTATCTGAATCAGAAACAACAACCTTTAGTTACTCGTCTTCTGTGCAGCATCAAGCGCATGCATTTACCGTCGAATTGGGCAAAGTGCAGCCATTTGGTCAAAACGACATGAGCCGTTTCGAAGCAGCAAAACAATCAATTACTGCATTAATTTGTGAAGATGATTTCAGACCTGACGTTGATATAGACTCGCTAGATATTTATCGGGTGAATCAAGTTATCAATCGCCATCAAAACGATTTTACGTTGCATTTCGATGACGACACGCCTAATTTTACCGATTATGCTAAAGGCACGGTGTTGGCTACTGAAACCGGCGCTACCTATACTGCACAGCAAGACGGAGAAGCGATAGTGTTTCCTAATGCTAATGTGGCAATAGGGCAACGTGCTTTATTAACGGTAGTCCCAACAAAGCTGGAGAAACTTAGTGTTTAA
- a CDS encoding heavy metal-binding domain-containing protein, with protein sequence MIISTTPTLEGQKIEAYYGIVVGEAVMGANIVKDLFASIRDIVGGRSGSYEEELTRARKLAFTELEHEARSMGANAVVGIDLDYQVIGDKGSMLMVSISGTAVKTSPL encoded by the coding sequence ATGATAATTTCAACTACGCCTACTCTGGAAGGCCAAAAAATTGAAGCTTACTATGGCATTGTGGTTGGCGAAGCCGTAATGGGCGCTAACATAGTAAAAGATTTATTTGCCTCTATACGTGACATTGTAGGTGGCCGTTCTGGTTCATATGAAGAAGAATTAACGCGAGCAAGAAAGCTAGCGTTTACAGAGCTTGAGCATGAGGCTCGCAGCATGGGTGCTAACGCAGTTGTGGGAATAGATCTTGATTACCAAGTTATCGGTGACAAAGGCAGTATGTTGATGGTGAGTATTAGCGGAACTGCAGTAAAAACATCGCCACTTTAA
- a CDS encoding M15 family metallopeptidase produces MKPATWLGQDNPHLVDAGNGHFLHANVLPAFVNMQQAARDDGIDLCLVSSFRHFDKQCAIWNRKWRGEAALLDSEGIALNPNSLSDVEKLHAILMWSALPGGSRHHWGSDFDVYDKHAVEQWNGKFSLVDSEYRKGGPCFLLANWLEANMSTFGFFRPFNEDKGGVACELWHLSHRAVATEFEQALSLTELTTAIKHSSIEGKAVVLQHIDEIYYRYVLNRGESWDSESWAR; encoded by the coding sequence ATGAAACCAGCTACCTGGTTAGGGCAAGACAATCCTCACCTTGTTGATGCAGGAAATGGACACTTCCTGCATGCCAACGTGCTACCCGCTTTTGTTAATATGCAACAAGCCGCCCGAGATGACGGTATAGATTTGTGCTTAGTAAGCAGCTTTCGTCACTTTGATAAACAGTGTGCTATTTGGAATAGAAAATGGCGTGGCGAAGCGGCGCTGTTAGATAGCGAGGGTATTGCATTAAACCCGAATAGTTTATCAGACGTAGAAAAGCTACATGCAATACTGATGTGGTCAGCGTTGCCTGGCGGCAGTCGACATCATTGGGGAAGTGACTTTGATGTTTATGACAAGCACGCCGTTGAACAATGGAACGGTAAGTTTTCGTTAGTTGATAGCGAATATCGAAAAGGTGGGCCTTGTTTTTTGTTAGCTAATTGGCTTGAAGCGAATATGAGCACCTTTGGGTTCTTTCGCCCATTCAATGAAGATAAAGGCGGCGTAGCGTGTGAGCTTTGGCACCTGAGCCACCGGGCTGTTGCCACTGAGTTTGAACAAGCGCTTTCGCTGACGGAACTCACTACTGCCATCAAACACAGTAGCATTGAAGGTAAGGCCGTTGTTCTTCAGCATATTGATGAAATTTACTATCGCTACGTGTTAAATCGTGGCGAGAGTTGGGATAGTGAAAGTTGGGCTAGATAA
- a CDS encoding DUF2897 family protein: protein MDTLWVVIIIVIVLGVVVGNITLLKYSAKFKFPTPLKKKDDKQKKNGFEDEEDDW, encoded by the coding sequence ATGGATACGCTTTGGGTTGTCATTATTATCGTTATTGTATTGGGCGTGGTGGTTGGCAATATTACGCTGTTAAAATACAGCGCTAAATTTAAATTTCCAACACCGCTTAAAAAGAAAGACGATAAGCAAAAGAAGAATGGATTTGAAGATGAAGAGGACGACTGGTAA
- a CDS encoding glycogen/starch/alpha-glucan phosphorylase yields MNAKAAKTQPSSPLDKAEFKAAIVKHLHCSLGTDENKANNHAWWKATCAAIQAQVLEGLRKTQKSHYFNDTRAVHYFSAEFLMGRLLSNNLQNLGLFDVASGALKELGVEITDIMEEEPDMALGNGGLGRLAACFIDSLATMELPAIGYGIHYEHGLFRQEIKSGAQIERPDSWRDYGNPWEICRPESIQEVPLFGYVETKYGESGRIQKEWHPGSIVKGIPWDIPVVGYEGKTVNVLRLWQSDSSDYFNWDVFNAGGYVDAQRENVQAETISKVLYPNDETEAGKELRLIQQYFFCSCSLKDIIRRYKRAHGDDWSRFADQVVIQLNDTHPAIAIPELMRILVDRAELDWDQAWGISTKVFAYTNHTLLPEALEKWPARMIEKILPRHLEIIYEINHRFMAEVDKKWPSDNRIKAKLSIIEEGNEKMVRMGHLSVIGSFAVNGVAEMHSRLVKSDLFPEFDALWPGKLTNVTNGITPRRWLKACNPELSKLIDKKIGSDWPKDLYKLEALEKYADNKTFQKQFMQVKLNNKQLLADEIRESLDIEVDVNAIFDVQIKRLHEYKRQHLNLLHIMALYRRLLENPDYDMVPRVFIFGAKAAPGYKLAKDIIYAINKVADKINNDPRVNNKIKVVFLPNYRVSLAEKMIPASDVSEQISTAGKEASGTGNMKLALNGAITVGTLDGANVEIAEEVGDDNIFIFGLTVEEVHELKDNGYKPYDYYYRDPEIKAVLDWLETDYFTPGKPGALVSIKQSLLDHGDQYMVLADFRSYCDAQIAIDEAYRDKARWAKMAIINTAKMGKFTSDRSIKDYVERIWKLSPCKIEN; encoded by the coding sequence ATGAACGCAAAAGCCGCCAAAACGCAACCCTCTTCACCGCTAGACAAGGCAGAGTTTAAAGCTGCTATTGTTAAGCACCTTCACTGTTCGCTAGGTACAGATGAAAATAAGGCTAATAACCACGCATGGTGGAAAGCCACCTGTGCTGCCATTCAGGCTCAGGTACTAGAAGGCCTTCGCAAAACGCAAAAAAGCCACTACTTCAATGATACTCGCGCAGTACATTATTTTTCTGCTGAATTCTTAATGGGTAGATTATTGTCGAACAACCTTCAAAACTTAGGTTTGTTTGATGTGGCTAGTGGCGCGTTAAAAGAACTTGGTGTTGAAATTACCGACATCATGGAAGAAGAGCCAGACATGGCACTAGGTAATGGCGGGTTAGGGCGATTAGCCGCGTGCTTTATCGACTCACTTGCCACAATGGAATTGCCTGCAATTGGTTATGGTATTCATTATGAACATGGCCTTTTCCGTCAAGAAATTAAGAGTGGTGCTCAGATAGAACGCCCTGATAGTTGGCGCGATTACGGTAACCCGTGGGAAATCTGCCGCCCAGAGTCAATTCAAGAAGTGCCTTTATTTGGTTATGTAGAAACCAAATACGGCGAAAGCGGCCGAATTCAGAAAGAATGGCACCCTGGCTCAATTGTTAAAGGGATCCCATGGGATATTCCTGTCGTTGGTTATGAAGGTAAAACCGTAAACGTGCTGCGTTTGTGGCAGTCAGATTCATCTGATTACTTCAACTGGGATGTATTCAATGCTGGTGGTTATGTAGATGCGCAGCGTGAAAACGTACAAGCAGAAACCATTTCAAAAGTACTTTATCCAAACGATGAAACTGAAGCAGGTAAAGAGCTGCGTTTAATTCAGCAGTACTTCTTCTGCTCATGTTCATTAAAAGACATCATTCGCCGTTATAAGCGTGCTCATGGTGATGACTGGAGCCGCTTTGCTGATCAGGTTGTCATTCAATTAAATGATACACACCCAGCTATCGCCATTCCTGAACTTATGCGTATCTTAGTTGACCGCGCTGAATTAGATTGGGATCAAGCATGGGGTATCAGCACGAAAGTATTCGCTTATACCAACCATACGTTGTTACCTGAAGCCTTAGAAAAATGGCCTGCACGTATGATTGAAAAAATCTTACCGCGCCATTTAGAAATCATCTATGAAATTAACCATAGATTCATGGCAGAAGTCGATAAGAAATGGCCAAGCGATAACCGTATTAAAGCCAAGCTTTCTATTATAGAAGAAGGCAACGAGAAAATGGTACGTATGGGCCACTTATCGGTTATTGGTTCATTCGCGGTAAATGGCGTAGCTGAAATGCACTCTCGACTCGTGAAGTCTGACTTGTTCCCAGAGTTCGATGCATTATGGCCAGGCAAATTAACTAACGTAACGAATGGTATTACGCCACGTCGTTGGTTAAAAGCGTGTAACCCTGAACTTTCTAAATTAATTGATAAGAAAATTGGCTCAGATTGGCCAAAAGACTTATACAAACTTGAAGCACTAGAAAAGTACGCCGATAACAAAACGTTCCAAAAGCAATTCATGCAAGTGAAGCTTAACAACAAGCAGTTGCTGGCTGATGAAATTCGAGAGTCGTTAGACATTGAAGTAGACGTTAACGCTATTTTCGATGTACAAATTAAACGCCTTCACGAATACAAGCGTCAACATTTGAACTTGCTTCATATTATGGCCTTGTATCGTCGACTGCTAGAAAACCCTGATTACGATATGGTGCCTCGCGTATTCATTTTCGGCGCGAAAGCAGCACCGGGTTACAAGTTGGCAAAAGATATTATTTACGCCATCAACAAAGTGGCTGATAAAATCAATAACGACCCACGTGTAAACAATAAAATTAAAGTGGTGTTCTTGCCGAACTACCGCGTATCGCTTGCTGAGAAAATGATCCCAGCATCAGACGTGTCTGAGCAAATTAGTACTGCAGGAAAAGAAGCGTCTGGAACCGGTAACATGAAGTTGGCACTTAACGGCGCTATTACCGTAGGTACACTTGATGGGGCTAACGTTGAAATTGCCGAAGAAGTAGGCGATGACAACATCTTTATCTTTGGCCTAACCGTTGAAGAAGTTCACGAGCTGAAGGATAACGGCTACAAGCCTTACGATTACTACTACCGTGATCCTGAAATTAAAGCGGTTCTTGATTGGCTTGAAACCGATTACTTCACGCCGGGTAAACCAGGTGCGCTAGTGTCGATTAAGCAAAGCTTGTTAGATCATGGCGACCAATACATGGTACTAGCAGACTTCCGTAGTTATTGCGATGCGCAAATTGCTATTGATGAGGCGTACCGCGACAAAGCGCGCTGGGCTAAAATGGCCATTATCAATACCGCGAAGATGGGTAAGTTTACCTCAGACCGTTCAATTAAAGATTATGTAGAACGTATTTGGAAACTTTCACCGTGTAAGATCGAAAATTAG
- a CDS encoding HIT domain-containing protein — protein MFKLDARLEADTFFIHDLPLCRVLLMNDSQFPWLILVPRVDGVIEIIELSYAQQQQFLSESAQVSRLLQSQFSPDKLNVAALGNVVSQLHIHHVARYKSDIAWPKPIWGAQAVVAYPEDKAAALVDVLKKALS, from the coding sequence GTGTTTAAGTTAGATGCAAGGCTAGAGGCTGATACGTTCTTCATTCACGATTTACCCCTTTGTAGGGTATTACTAATGAATGATAGCCAGTTTCCATGGTTAATATTAGTGCCTCGGGTAGATGGGGTAATTGAAATCATTGAATTGTCATACGCCCAACAGCAACAGTTTTTAAGTGAGTCGGCACAGGTGAGCCGTTTACTGCAATCGCAATTTTCACCGGATAAATTAAACGTCGCGGCACTGGGTAATGTGGTCAGTCAGTTGCACATTCATCATGTTGCACGGTATAAAAGTGATATCGCATGGCCAAAACCAATTTGGGGCGCGCAAGCCGTTGTGGCTTACCCTGAAGATAAAGCCGCTGCACTGGTAGACGTGCTGAAAAAGGCATTGTCTTGA